One window from the genome of Pseudalkalibacillus hwajinpoensis encodes:
- the safA gene encoding SafA/ExsA family spore coat assembly protein yields MKIHVVQKGDTLWKIAKKYGVDFEQLKAVNSQLNNPNMIMPGMKVKIPSGGVPVKKKEMPIKEMKKEMPKKKEKPMMKPKEKPSMTMPINNELNMNMNMNMNMMPQEEKPKKVKPKEIKPEKKMKPVEKKAEKKVEEKKAAAKKPVEKAKKAENLFYPMNDEEVLSEFESSSMEMPPPPMNQGYPNNVAGATNYANKEYNGGYPGYPTSIGGAHMGFPNNQNIAGVYDGYGNKSNQNGSPGEVAGMYQGYGNKGGYPGSVAGAEMNNYGHKGEESSEVAGAYEGYGQPNFGAPSGNVAGAYNQGDGYPNQNVAGAYQYGNKSSVGGANKNNYGMGEESSDVAGASYGHKANQQMSGYPGSIGGMQYDGNQGYPNQNVAGAYEGYGHKGNNGGYPGSVGGMQYDGNQGYPNQNVAGAYEGYGHKGNNGGYPGSVGGMQYDGNQGYPNQNVAGAYEGYGHKDNNGGYPGSVGGMQYDGNQGYPNQNVAGAYEGYGHKGNNGGYPGAVAGAASGYPQMNMGYPNVAGASMNGNGMPSPYGHKGNEEYPEAVMGAYGYPNENVAGMMMPPGYPNQPMVSPYQQHDCGCGGNPNVSPYHQMPQYANPGFVQGANKAPMMDDYMGMESSYAESR; encoded by the coding sequence TTGAAAATACATGTCGTTCAAAAAGGCGATACTTTGTGGAAAATCGCTAAAAAATATGGTGTTGATTTTGAACAACTAAAAGCTGTTAATTCACAGCTTAACAATCCTAATATGATTATGCCTGGTATGAAAGTGAAAATACCATCTGGCGGTGTTCCGGTAAAGAAGAAGGAAATGCCGATTAAAGAAATGAAAAAAGAAATGCCTAAGAAAAAAGAAAAGCCAATGATGAAGCCGAAAGAGAAGCCTTCAATGACAATGCCGATCAACAATGAATTGAATATGAACATGAACATGAATATGAACATGATGCCTCAAGAAGAGAAGCCTAAAAAGGTTAAGCCAAAAGAAATAAAGCCTGAAAAGAAAATGAAGCCTGTTGAAAAGAAGGCTGAGAAGAAAGTAGAAGAGAAAAAGGCAGCTGCGAAGAAACCTGTTGAGAAAGCGAAGAAAGCAGAAAATTTATTCTATCCAATGAATGACGAAGAAGTGCTGAGCGAATTTGAATCCTCATCAATGGAAATGCCCCCACCGCCAATGAACCAGGGCTATCCTAATAATGTAGCGGGTGCAACGAATTATGCGAACAAAGAATACAATGGAGGTTACCCGGGGTATCCAACTTCTATAGGCGGAGCGCATATGGGCTTCCCAAACAACCAGAATATTGCTGGTGTATATGATGGTTATGGGAACAAAAGTAATCAAAATGGCTCTCCAGGAGAAGTGGCTGGGATGTATCAAGGCTATGGAAATAAAGGTGGCTATCCAGGTTCAGTTGCTGGAGCAGAAATGAATAATTATGGCCATAAAGGAGAGGAAAGCTCTGAAGTAGCTGGGGCTTATGAAGGGTATGGTCAGCCGAATTTCGGTGCGCCTTCTGGGAATGTAGCAGGCGCGTATAATCAAGGTGACGGCTATCCTAATCAGAATGTAGCAGGCGCATATCAATATGGAAATAAGAGTTCTGTCGGTGGGGCTAATAAAAATAATTATGGAATGGGCGAAGAAAGCTCAGATGTAGCAGGAGCAAGCTACGGTCATAAAGCCAATCAACAAATGTCAGGCTATCCAGGCTCAATAGGTGGCATGCAATATGATGGGAATCAGGGTTACCCAAATCAAAACGTAGCGGGTGCGTATGAAGGTTATGGTCACAAAGGAAATAATGGTGGTTATCCAGGTTCAGTAGGTGGCATGCAATATGATGGGAACCAGGGTTATCCAAATCAAAACGTAGCGGGTGCGTATGAAGGTTATGGTCACAAAGGAAATAATGGTGGTTATCCAGGTTCAGTAGGTGGCATGCAATATGATGGGAACCAGGGTTATCCAAATCAAAACGTAGCGGGTGCGTATGAAGGTTATGGGCACAAAGATAACAATGGAGGTTACCCAGGCTCAGTAGGTGGCATGCAATATGATGGGAACCAGGGTTATCCAAATCAAAACGTAGCAGGTGCGTATGAAGGTTACGGGCACAAAGGGAACAATGGTGGATACCCAGGTGCTGTAGCAGGTGCAGCTTCCGGTTATCCGCAAATGAATATGGGCTACCCAAACGTCGCAGGTGCTTCAATGAATGGGAATGGTATGCCATCACCTTATGGCCATAAAGGAAATGAAGAATATCCTGAAGCTGTAATGGGAGCTTATGGCTATCCAAATGAGAACGTAGCAGGCATGATGATGCCTCCGGGTTACCCGAATCAGCCAATGGTATCACCTTATCAACAGCACGACTGTGGATGTGGTGGGAATCCGAACGTATCACCCTATCACCAAATGCCGCAATATGCTAATCCGGGATTTGTTCAGGGAGCGAATAAAGCGCCAATGATGGATGATTACATGGGCATGGAAAGTAGCTATGCAGAATCACGCTAA
- a CDS encoding phosphotransferase, whose product MQNHAKEKEDGILERVRPFFLHLERVNSFVWKGRLITGVSVYLKGSVKKESLRKQIHLSHHCSDSFITFIPFPDGDWLKEDGGLYFACMKTMKGRTLNYSLKEDRLLAIEKVAHFHQESIGLVSKDIFPVSLTRKWTNRLIRFKNEVGSSLISANEKQFIQYYISVGEEVISGMTAIEELERNALRDKCIVHGDPAHHNFIFRTDTLLLIDGDLANYAPHEYDFLQLINRMLPHCNWSLDEWSRSHIPTVRHCLENPLLCRLLAYPADFYREWLMNPNGRSALLVKMAQQNDLRSRFINSILK is encoded by the coding sequence ATGCAGAATCACGCTAAGGAAAAAGAGGACGGTATCCTGGAAAGGGTACGTCCTTTTTTTCTTCATTTAGAACGTGTTAATTCATTTGTTTGGAAGGGCAGATTGATTACTGGGGTATCGGTTTATTTGAAAGGATCTGTAAAAAAGGAATCGTTAAGAAAGCAAATACACCTCTCACATCACTGTTCAGATTCTTTTATTACTTTCATTCCATTTCCAGATGGCGATTGGCTTAAGGAGGACGGGGGACTATATTTTGCCTGTATGAAAACAATGAAGGGCCGAACGCTCAATTACTCATTGAAAGAAGATCGGCTTTTAGCGATTGAGAAAGTAGCACACTTTCATCAAGAAAGTATAGGATTAGTCAGTAAAGATATTTTTCCCGTATCACTTACTCGTAAGTGGACGAACCGTTTAATTCGCTTCAAGAATGAAGTAGGATCTTCTCTAATATCTGCAAATGAAAAACAATTCATTCAGTATTATATTTCTGTAGGGGAAGAAGTCATTTCGGGTATGACAGCGATCGAAGAATTGGAACGAAATGCTCTCCGTGATAAATGCATTGTTCACGGCGACCCCGCACATCATAATTTTATCTTTCGTACGGATACATTATTATTGATTGATGGTGACCTTGCGAACTATGCCCCTCATGAATATGACTTTTTGCAGTTAATAAATCGAATGCTGCCTCACTGTAACTGGTCACTGGATGAATGGTCACGATCTCATATCCCGACTGTTCGACATTGCTTGGAGAACCCTTTGTTGTGTAGGCTTCTAGCCTATCCTGCCGATTTCTACCGAGAATGGTTGATGAATCCAAATGGAAGAAGTGCCCTATTAGTTAAAATGGCACAACAAAACGACCTTAGATCACGGTTTATCAACTCGATTCTGAAGTAG
- the nadB gene encoding L-aspartate oxidase, which translates to MNQLKTDVLVIGSGVSGLMVAELLSAQKNVTVITKSKFGQSNSMLAQGGIAAATADEDSWTNHFFDTIRAGVFHNNEELTELLVRKGPDQIDQLINLGVHFDQEADGKYKRCKEGAHSVSRIYHSGGDATGREIVLTLMKRVQRKCTIIEHHQIVDLTMKDGQCIGAEAINQEGERMLINSAYTILATGGAGQLYPVTSNELSITGDGLAMAYRAGAVLADLEFMQFHPTMYAGDTEQSFLISEAVRGEGGILLTSEGKRLMEGKHDQLDLAPRDVVAREIQQEASTVYLDISKVSQFEERFPTIAKQCKSHGVRLAEGIIPVKPGAHFLMGGVMTDQVGRTSIEGLFALGEVAHTGVHGANRLASNSLLEGIVFASEASEWILQNKRNVTEGKLESSHFQLHEPLLTTNELKNIMEQHVGMVRTSDGLAYSLRMLQLDEMRLVEDLKIQSIERYNMFQVGWLMATSAFLREESRGGHYRADYPDQKQEWKQKRILRGIYCDDWAESQKRSRTVFY; encoded by the coding sequence ATGAATCAGCTAAAAACAGATGTATTAGTAATTGGAAGTGGCGTGAGTGGATTGATGGTGGCCGAACTTCTTTCGGCGCAAAAGAATGTGACTGTTATCACAAAGTCTAAGTTTGGACAAAGCAATTCAATGCTTGCACAAGGAGGAATTGCCGCAGCTACAGCTGATGAAGACAGCTGGACAAATCATTTTTTTGATACGATTCGTGCCGGGGTTTTTCATAATAATGAAGAACTAACGGAACTTTTGGTCAGAAAAGGACCAGATCAAATCGATCAGCTCATAAACTTAGGAGTTCATTTTGATCAAGAAGCTGATGGAAAGTATAAAAGGTGTAAAGAAGGAGCTCATAGTGTTTCACGTATTTATCATTCTGGGGGAGATGCGACGGGGAGAGAAATTGTTTTAACGCTAATGAAGCGTGTTCAAAGAAAGTGTACGATCATTGAGCATCATCAAATCGTTGACTTAACAATGAAAGATGGGCAGTGTATTGGAGCTGAAGCGATCAATCAAGAAGGTGAAAGAATGCTTATTAATTCAGCGTACACTATTCTCGCTACCGGAGGAGCGGGGCAACTTTATCCTGTTACTTCAAATGAACTATCAATAACGGGCGATGGTCTTGCGATGGCTTATCGTGCCGGAGCCGTTCTAGCCGACCTAGAATTTATGCAGTTTCATCCTACAATGTATGCAGGAGACACCGAGCAATCGTTCCTTATTTCAGAAGCTGTCCGAGGAGAAGGCGGCATTTTATTAACGTCTGAAGGCAAGCGTTTAATGGAAGGTAAGCATGACCAATTAGATCTCGCCCCAAGAGATGTCGTTGCGAGAGAGATTCAACAAGAGGCTTCGACTGTATATCTTGACATATCAAAGGTTTCACAGTTTGAAGAACGATTTCCAACAATCGCTAAGCAGTGTAAAAGTCATGGCGTAAGATTAGCTGAGGGAATCATTCCCGTGAAACCAGGCGCCCATTTTCTTATGGGCGGAGTAATGACGGACCAGGTTGGTAGAACATCCATAGAAGGTTTATTTGCTCTTGGTGAGGTCGCTCATACAGGTGTACACGGTGCTAACCGTCTTGCAAGCAATTCTCTTTTGGAGGGAATTGTATTTGCTAGTGAAGCGTCGGAGTGGATTCTTCAAAATAAACGGAACGTTACGGAAGGTAAATTGGAGAGCTCACATTTTCAACTTCATGAACCTTTGTTAACAACAAATGAGTTAAAAAACATAATGGAACAACATGTAGGAATGGTGAGAACAAGTGATGGGTTAGCTTACTCGCTAAGAATGCTTCAGCTGGATGAAATGAGGCTAGTTGAGGATTTAAAAATACAGTCAATCGAGCGATACAATATGTTTCAGGTAGGGTGGTTAATGGCAACTTCAGCTTTTCTTCGTGAGGAAAGCAGAGGAGGGCATTATCGCGCAGATTATCCAGATCAGAAGCAAGAGTGGAAGCAAAAAAGAATACTCAGGGGGATATATTGCGATGATTGGGCTGAAAGTCAAAAAAGATCTCGAACAGTTTTTTATTGA
- a CDS encoding YhcN/YlaJ family sporulation lipoprotein: MKKTVLTLSTMMLAGGLIGCTADNEAMDTRYNDSARPIGYYTSEDNNGDYREGAVTDMIDRDYSNGVKAPDKKQIDKRNGMNGPGYMRTDNNYSGYDNELSTRLAKRINKLKNVDDARVIVYGDQIMIAVDTNDQNDADVKDKVRSEVAKVTKQKNVSISTDENVFGRMGDVNNRLEDGDGFEEVQADVNAILDDIGNAAKRPFENNK, translated from the coding sequence ATGAAGAAAACAGTCTTGACGCTTTCAACGATGATGCTCGCAGGTGGTTTGATCGGCTGTACAGCTGATAATGAGGCGATGGATACGCGTTATAACGACTCAGCACGTCCAATTGGTTACTACACAAGTGAAGATAATAACGGTGATTACCGTGAAGGTGCAGTAACGGATATGATTGATCGTGACTATTCGAACGGAGTTAAGGCCCCTGACAAAAAGCAAATCGATAAGCGAAATGGCATGAATGGCCCTGGATATATGCGTACAGATAACAATTATTCAGGTTATGATAATGAGCTTTCTACACGACTAGCTAAACGAATCAATAAGCTTAAGAACGTGGATGATGCTCGAGTTATCGTATATGGTGATCAAATTATGATTGCCGTTGATACAAACGACCAAAACGATGCAGATGTTAAAGACAAGGTTCGCAGCGAGGTAGCAAAAGTAACAAAGCAAAAGAACGTGTCAATCTCAACAGATGAAAATGTGTTTGGTCGAATGGGCGATGTTAATAACCGTCTCGAAGATGGAGATGGTTTTGAAGAGGTACAGGCAGATGTGAATGCCATATTAGATGATATTGGAAATGCTGCAAAACGTCCATTTGAAAACAATAAATAA
- the nadA gene encoding quinolinate synthase NadA, whose amino-acid sequence MSILDALKRSNGLPDRYKELSDQEMVEKITAIKAEMGERLYLPAHHYQKDEVVQFADDTGDSLQLAQLAARNKKAEAIVFCGVHFMAETADILTEEDQTVILPDMRAGCSMADMANIHQTERAWSHLINLFGETILPLTYVNSTAAIKGFVGRNGGATVTSSNAVAMVEWGFTQKERILFLPDQHLGRNTAYDLGIPLEAMAVWDPITDTLEYEGDYDAIKVILWKGHCSVHEKFTVQNIAQIRENDPDMSVIVHPECSIDVVKRSDLSGSTKMIIETIEEAEPGTKWAIGTEMNLVNRIIQQHPDKRIVSLNPNMCPCLTMNRIDMPHLLWALEEVQSGKKTNQIIVDQETSFYAIKALNRMLDRA is encoded by the coding sequence ATGAGTATTTTAGATGCGTTGAAGCGATCGAACGGACTTCCTGATCGATACAAAGAACTATCAGATCAAGAGATGGTAGAAAAAATCACAGCGATTAAAGCAGAGATGGGGGAGCGTTTGTATTTACCTGCCCATCACTATCAAAAAGATGAAGTCGTTCAATTTGCAGATGATACCGGAGATTCACTTCAACTTGCCCAGCTTGCCGCTCGGAATAAGAAGGCAGAAGCAATAGTCTTTTGTGGTGTTCATTTTATGGCCGAGACAGCAGATATTTTAACTGAAGAAGATCAAACGGTTATTTTACCTGATATGCGAGCGGGATGTTCGATGGCTGATATGGCGAATATTCATCAAACTGAACGTGCTTGGAGCCATCTCATTAATCTTTTTGGAGAGACCATTCTTCCCCTAACTTATGTAAATTCAACGGCAGCTATTAAAGGATTTGTTGGAAGAAACGGAGGGGCAACTGTTACATCTTCAAATGCTGTAGCAATGGTTGAGTGGGGTTTTACTCAAAAAGAACGCATCCTATTTTTACCTGATCAGCATCTTGGGCGGAATACAGCTTACGACCTTGGTATTCCACTTGAAGCGATGGCAGTGTGGGATCCAATAACGGATACGCTTGAATATGAGGGAGATTATGATGCAATTAAGGTGATTCTTTGGAAAGGTCATTGTTCCGTCCATGAAAAGTTTACAGTTCAAAACATCGCACAAATTCGAGAGAATGATCCTGATATGTCCGTCATTGTTCATCCAGAATGCAGTATTGACGTTGTTAAACGTTCTGACTTATCAGGATCTACTAAAATGATTATTGAAACCATTGAGGAAGCAGAGCCAGGTACGAAATGGGCAATCGGAACAGAAATGAATCTTGTGAATCGGATCATTCAACAGCATCCAGATAAAAGAATTGTTTCTTTAAACCCAAATATGTGTCCTTGTCTTACAATGAATCGAATCGATATGCCCCACCTTCTTTGGGCGCTTGAGGAAGTACAAAGTGGAAAGAAAACGAATCAAATAATCGTTGATCAAGAAACATCCTTCTACGCAATTAAAGCATTGAATCGAATGCTTGATCGAGCATGA